Proteins encoded within one genomic window of Fusarium musae strain F31 chromosome 4, whole genome shotgun sequence:
- a CDS encoding hypothetical protein (CAZy:AA9), with product MHFLYSLLATAGLAAAHGYVETGTINGQTYQFYNPNTDPYMNPAPKRISRPIPGNGPVEDVTSIDMQCNGYTAGGKPGSSPAALHADATAGSTVNLKWTLWPESHVGPVITYMARCPDSGCDTWEPGTQKVWFKIQEGGRDGTSNNWASSPLMKSGNSGVNYTIPQCIKPGYYLVRHELIALHAATGYPGAQFYPGCHQLKVSGSGSTTPSNLVAFPGAYASTDPGVTYNPYQATTYKIPGPAVFKC from the exons ATGCACTTCCTATACTCTCTTCTCGCCACTGCCGGCCTGGCTGCTGCCCACGGATATGTCGAGACAGGCACTATTAACGGGCAGACATACCAATTCTACAACCCTAACACTGATCCTTACATGAACCCTGCTCCCAAGCGTATCTCCCGACCGATTCCAGGCAACGGACCTGTTGAGGATGTCACCTCCATCGATATGCAGTGCAACGGCTACACTGCTGGCGGTAAGCCGGGAAGCTCACCTGCCGCTCTTCATGCCGACGCTACGGCTGGGTCAACTGTCAACCTGAAGTGGACTCTCTGGCCTGAGTCTCACGTTGGACCCGTCATCACATATATGGCTCGTTGCCCCGATTCAGGTTGTGATACTTGGGAGCCTGGTACCCAGAAGGTCTGGTTCAAGATTCAGGAGGGCGGGCGTGATGGAACCAGCAACAACTGGGCTAGC AGCCCCTTGATGAAGTCTGGTAACTCGGGTGTCAACTACACCATTCCTCAGTGCATCAAGCCTGGTTATTACCTTGTCCGCCATGAACTCATTGCTCTTCACGCCGCCACAGGGTATCCCGGAGCCCAGTTCTACCCTGGCTGCCATCAGCTCAAGGTCTCCGGCTCCGGTAGCACAACTCCTTCAAACCTTGTTGCTTTCCCCGGAGCGTATGCCAGCACCGACCCCGGTGTTACCTACAACCCTTACCAGG CCACCACCTACAAGATCCCTGGCCCTGCTGTGTTCAAGTGCTAA
- a CDS encoding hypothetical protein (EggNog:ENOG41), producing MQYQQPSMAYNGQQGVIYQQGSGSGQQDGPMNKGAIVPVTTTPLTTSTSPNEKEVSEKEFPIKLKGSKHFFDSRSIYRWRNPVLYQKPGYTYTNSEVKLRHRDYAGRVSFKPRSDRYLHHNDGYLRNMYVACVDSIYEGPGTSTWKRTYVRKVAPMKVRIATWIIDFSYDPKSWEDWGIMVLRTFPAAIAMALVFWDGKPNVIKRNLAYAPVLYRYYGDAKVWSNLLENRKGLSLMARNNQIYRMLRPRYLCFLREPFNDENKGVDVRSVVEWENNEGQDTNLAYLFVAYSTEHFSHSSEQDMMALHHIAETACRAAKLPAYWIACSCMRDENELESDVYRISDVLRGSDRMVIAVGRGKGSKAGHSGKANTESLLREWGSRMWTFPEVLLSPGRTISVYTRDGNLQSPLVVAKNQFAALVWTYMDSDMARHLIDHYLGSINLSRLEQAVLALKCLYSRHTTEYLPGDQAYALMGLLRLRPQVDRTDTAFQAFSRLSLANDSDRLLERYICTLPRDKDQPWYDMEDAYESALWDITPYCQVAGIADKDTIIIDGAWGISIRWKTFYPVYWSTGPSWKRYFAALAVEWNGVFFVIAIALIASGASASSSSGTSSSSPYGYTTGASATSATALIAPGVIFLLLFVWIWLITPNLVRVIYGGKFADTQAEMFGFEGHLNAPTIERSIFGGNFGRFSWSTNGSPLSRSVVNEDGERVGIDPYKDPEVRMKVEAAKQARPGDMRIFTLVDTYNMELTLFEAVRPPVTLMFCASEGGMQRAIGCSYEWETQTMYRETVLRMPTTALNRMDRVPRFRMGIQRPTYPSAPLNGAV from the exons ATGCAATACCAACAGCCATCTATG GCCTACAATGGTCAACAAGGTGTCATCTATCAACAGGGTTCTGGCAGTGGTCAGCAGGACGGACCAATG AACAAAGGTGCCATTGTCCCCGTAACTACCACGCCTCTCACGACTTCGACCAGTCCAAATGAGAAAGAA GTTTCTGAAAAGGAGTTtcctattaagcttaaaggaAGCAAGCACTTCTTTGACTCGCGATCCATCTACAGATGGCGCAACCCTGTGTTGTACCAGAAGCCTGGTTACACATACACGAACAGTGAGGTTAAGTTGAGACATAGAGACTATGCGGGTCGTGTCTCCTTCAAGCCTCGTTCAGATCGGTATCTGCACCACAATGATGGCTACCTACGTAACATGTATGTTGCATGTGTTGATTCCATCTATGAAGGCCCTGGCACTTCAACTTGGAAGAGAACCTATGTTCGCAAGGTCGCCCCGATGAAGGTGCGCATTGCTACATGGATCATTGACTTTAGCTACGATCCCAAGAGTTGGGAAGATTGGGGTatcatggtgttgagaacTTTCCCGGCTGCTATTGCCATGGCTCTTGTT TTCTGGGATGGCAAGCCTAATGTCATCAAGCGAAACCTCGCTTATGCTCCTGTTCTTTACAGGTATTATGGTGACGCCAAGGTCTGGAGCAACCTGCTCGAGAACCGCAAGGGTCTATCCCTCATGGCTCGTAACAACCAGATCTATCGCATGTTGAGACCTCGCTATCTCTGCTTCCTTCGTGAGCCCTTCAACGACGAGAACAAAGGAGTAGATGTCCGCAGCGTCGTCGAGTGGGAGAACAATGAGGGACAAGACACAAATCTTGCCTATCTCTTCGTTGCCTACTCTACTGAACATTTTAGCCATAGCTCTGAGCAGGACAtgatggctcttcatcacatCGCCGAGACCGCTTGTCGAGCTGCAAAGCTTCCTGCCTACTGGATCGCTTGTAGCTGCATGCGCGATGAGAACGAACTTGAGTCTGATGTTTATCGCATCTCAGATGTTCTCCGCGGTTCAGACAGGATGGTCATCGCTGTCGGAAGGGGTAAAGGCTCCAAGGCTGGACACTCAGGCAAAGCCAACACTGAGTCTCTTCTTCGCGAGTGGGGAAGTCGAATGTGGACTTTCCCTGAGGTTCTTCTGAGCCCAGGCCGAACTATCTCGGTCTACACTCGTGACGGAAATCTTCAGTCCCCCTTGGTTGTGGCCAAGAACCAGTTTGCTGCTCTGGTTTGGACGTACATGGACTCTGACATGGCTCGCCATCTGATTGATCATTATCTCGGCTCCATTAACCTGAGTCGTCTGGAGCAAGCTGTTCTGGCACTCAAGTGTCTTTACAGCCGCCACACTACGGAGTATCTCCCTGGCGACCAGGCTTACGCCCTCATGGGTCTCTTGAGACTTCGACCTCAAGTTGACCGAACCGACACTGCCTTCCAGGCTTTCTCAAGACTGTCTTTGGCGAACGACTCCGACAGACTCCTCGAGAGGTACATCTGCACACTCCCCCGAGACAAGGATCAGCCATGGTACGACATGGAGGATGCCTATGAGTCAGCTCTCTGGGACATTACTCCTTATTGCCAGGTAGCTGGTATCGCCGACAaagacaccatcatcatcgatggTGCCTGGGGCATCTCCATCCGCTGGAAGACTTTCTATCCCGTGTACTGGTCTACTGGACCGTCATGGAAGAGATACTTCGCAGCATTGGCAGTTGAGTGGAACggagtcttcttcgtcattgCAATTGCACTCATCGCAAGTGGTGCGTCCGCTAGCAGCTCTTCTGGCACTTCCTCTAGCAGCCCGTATGGTTATACCACCGGCGCCAGCGCTACTTCTGCAACTGCCCTCATTGCCCCTGgtgtcatcttcctcctcctcttcgtctggATCTGGTTAATCACACCCAACCTGGTTCGAGTTATTTATGGTGGCAAGTTTGCTGATACCCAAGCCGAGATGTTTGGCTTTGAAGGGCATCTCAACGCCCCCACTATTGAGAGGTCCATTTTTGGAGGTAACTTTGGTCGCTTCTCCTGGAGCACTAATGGAAGCCCCCTCAGCCGAAGTGTCGTTAACGAAGATGGCGAGCGCGTGGGAATCGACCCTTACAAGGATCCTGAGGTGAGGATGAAGGTTGAGGCAGCCAAGCAAGCTCGTCCAGGCGACATGAGG ATTTTCACTCTTGTAGATACGTACAACATGGAGTTGACCTTGTTCGAGGCTGTCAGGCCACCTGTCACTCTCATGTTCTGTGCTTCCGAGGGTGGCATGCAGCGAGCTATTGGATGCTCTTATGAGTGGGAGACGCAGACTATGTATCGCGAGACAGTCCTAAGAATGCCCACAACAGCCTTGAACCGAATGGATCGTGTTCCTCGATTCCGCATGGGAATTCAACGGCCTACGTATCCTTCTGCTCCGTTGAACGGGGCTGTCTAA